One Roseimicrobium gellanilyticum DNA window includes the following coding sequences:
- a CDS encoding GFA family protein, whose product MSTSSCTGGCLCGAIRYEGTGTPYNVSHCHCLDCRRANAAPMVTWVSFGIDDFHYIQGSPKEIHWAGRIRSFCPECGTPLTFLSSAQATEVDVTVCSLDNPEFLTPADHTWVEDRLPWVHVSDGLPAYPRERSSHTKP is encoded by the coding sequence ATGAGCACCTCATCCTGCACTGGCGGTTGTCTTTGTGGCGCGATTCGTTATGAAGGCACCGGCACGCCGTACAATGTGAGCCACTGCCACTGCCTGGACTGTCGTCGTGCGAATGCTGCGCCGATGGTCACGTGGGTGTCCTTCGGCATCGATGACTTCCACTACATTCAGGGCTCGCCAAAAGAAATTCATTGGGCAGGACGCATCCGCAGCTTCTGCCCCGAGTGCGGCACACCTCTCACGTTTCTTTCTTCCGCACAGGCGACCGAGGTGGATGTGACGGTGTGCAGCCTGGACAATCCAGAATTCCTCACGCCGGCGGATCACACGTGGGTAGAAGATAGGCTGCCGTGGGTGCATGTGAGTGATGGGCTGCCCGCCTATCCGCGCGAGCGATCCAGCCATACCAAGCCGTGA
- a CDS encoding fumarylacetoacetate hydrolase family protein, with protein sequence MKIVRFLDPLDLIRFGVLHDDGSITLLEGEVFGEHRDSKTKADVKKLLAPIAPVSIPCIGLNYRHHAAESNAPIPQHPVLFHKAVSALQHPGDPIDLPTKLASSQVDYECELAVVIGRTCKNVSKADALSYVLGYTCANDVSARDWQKDWGGSQWCRGKTFDTFCPLGPCIVTPDEIPNPNALQIKTIVNGEVLQDWNTSDMIFDVPTLIEFLSGSTTLLPGTVILTGTPHGVGMARKPPRWLQPGDSVTISIEGIGELTNPVRLEE encoded by the coding sequence GTGAAAATCGTCCGCTTTCTAGACCCCCTCGATCTGATCCGTTTCGGCGTGCTCCATGATGATGGCAGCATCACCCTTCTCGAAGGAGAAGTGTTTGGCGAGCATCGCGACTCCAAGACAAAAGCCGATGTAAAAAAGCTGCTGGCTCCCATCGCACCGGTGAGCATCCCCTGCATTGGACTGAACTACCGCCATCACGCCGCGGAGAGCAATGCCCCCATCCCGCAGCATCCCGTACTCTTCCACAAGGCGGTGAGCGCTCTGCAGCACCCCGGCGATCCCATCGATCTCCCCACCAAGCTCGCGAGCAGTCAGGTGGACTATGAGTGCGAGCTGGCGGTGGTGATTGGCAGGACATGCAAGAACGTGAGCAAGGCGGATGCGCTGAGCTATGTGCTGGGCTACACCTGCGCGAATGACGTGAGCGCGCGTGACTGGCAGAAGGATTGGGGTGGCAGCCAGTGGTGCCGTGGAAAAACCTTTGACACCTTCTGCCCGCTAGGCCCGTGCATCGTGACCCCGGATGAAATTCCGAATCCGAATGCGCTGCAGATCAAGACCATCGTGAATGGCGAGGTGCTGCAGGACTGGAACACGAGCGACATGATCTTCGACGTGCCCACGCTGATTGAATTCCTCAGCGGCAGCACCACGTTGCTCCCCGGCACGGTCATCCTTACCGGCACGCCACATGGCGTGGGCATGGCGCGCAAGCCGCCGCGTTGGCTGCAGCCGGGTGACAGCGTGACAATCTCCATTGAGGGCATCGGCGAGCTGACGAATCCGGTGCGACTGGAGGAGTAG
- a CDS encoding L,D-transpeptidase family protein: MKAHPSSMNEMARGLALLCCTIAAATLSSCASNTGSQGKPPVANATPQPTLYEWHGTTDASGPTKVRIALSEQKAYIYKGDEPAGWTYVASGRSAYPTPRGTFRVSEKKVEKNSSKYGIIVDGEGNVVDSDATLGVDRIPPGCRFVGASMPYWMRLTGNGIGMHAGNIPNPGSPASHGCIRLPREMAATLYDVVDVGTVVTVSN, encoded by the coding sequence ATGAAAGCCCACCCTTCATCCATGAATGAAATGGCGCGTGGTCTTGCACTTTTGTGCTGCACGATCGCCGCCGCTACGCTGTCATCTTGCGCGAGCAATACAGGCAGCCAGGGAAAGCCTCCCGTCGCAAATGCCACCCCGCAGCCGACCCTCTATGAGTGGCATGGCACCACGGATGCGTCCGGTCCCACCAAGGTCCGCATCGCCCTTAGTGAACAGAAAGCCTATATCTACAAGGGGGACGAGCCTGCCGGCTGGACCTATGTCGCCTCTGGCCGCAGTGCCTACCCCACACCCCGGGGAACGTTTCGCGTGAGCGAGAAGAAGGTGGAGAAGAACTCGTCCAAGTATGGCATCATCGTGGATGGCGAGGGGAACGTGGTCGACTCCGATGCCACCTTGGGCGTGGATCGCATCCCTCCCGGCTGCCGTTTCGTCGGTGCGTCCATGCCCTACTGGATGAGACTCACGGGAAATGGCATCGGCATGCACGCAGGGAATATCCCGAATCCCGGCTCACCCGCCTCCCACGGATGCATCCGGCTGCCTCGCGAAATGGCAGCCACGCTCTATGACGTGGTGGATGTGGGTACGGTGGTGACTGTCAGCAACTAG
- a CDS encoding vWA domain-containing protein: MTFLHPQWLALLAIPVILAFWEWVRRGQPIAVPFDHGTQRRGLILRFFVLCANCLPSVLLAIGIIFLAHPITFLPPEVERQLNNVQIVLDTSGSMAENHGSQENGRHRRFDSAMDAILQFTNYRQGDAFGLTIFSRHFIHWLPLTLDTHSFALARPFIQPNNPKLDPPSMGRHGLPDELWGITYIGKALMGATELLAQRPTGDRMIILITDGESSDIKPPLDAPIIAKLQEQGITVFGILMTNEPVEPALVGIVRATGGEVFNAATPEALKMVFDRIDQMKKVVVLEKKPQVADHYRPFFPAAIGALALGVLALFGLRFTPW; encoded by the coding sequence ATGACGTTTCTTCATCCCCAGTGGCTCGCCTTGCTGGCGATTCCGGTCATCCTCGCTTTTTGGGAGTGGGTGCGGCGCGGGCAGCCGATTGCGGTGCCGTTTGACCATGGGACACAGCGGCGCGGTCTCATCCTGCGCTTCTTCGTGCTGTGCGCGAACTGCCTGCCCTCGGTGCTGCTCGCCATCGGCATCATCTTCCTGGCACATCCCATCACCTTCCTGCCGCCGGAAGTAGAGCGTCAGCTCAACAACGTGCAGATCGTGCTGGATACCTCCGGCAGCATGGCGGAGAACCACGGCTCGCAGGAGAATGGACGGCACCGTCGATTCGACTCAGCGATGGATGCCATCCTGCAGTTCACCAACTACCGGCAGGGTGATGCCTTCGGCCTCACCATCTTCTCAAGGCACTTCATCCACTGGCTGCCGCTCACGCTGGATACACACTCGTTTGCGCTCGCGCGTCCCTTCATCCAGCCGAACAACCCGAAGCTCGATCCACCGTCGATGGGCCGGCATGGATTGCCGGATGAGCTGTGGGGCATCACGTACATCGGCAAGGCGCTCATGGGTGCGACCGAGCTGCTGGCGCAGCGTCCCACGGGGGACCGCATGATCATCCTCATCACGGATGGTGAGAGCAGCGACATCAAACCACCACTGGATGCGCCCATCATCGCGAAGCTGCAGGAGCAGGGCATCACGGTCTTCGGCATTCTCATGACGAATGAGCCCGTGGAGCCTGCGCTCGTGGGCATCGTACGCGCGACGGGAGGTGAAGTCTTCAACGCGGCCACACCGGAGGCACTGAAGATGGTCTTCGACCGCATCGACCAGATGAAGAAGGTCGTGGTGCTGGAGAAGAAGCCGCAGGTGGCGGACCACTACCGGCCCTTCTTCCCCGCTGCCATCGGAGCGCTGGCACTGGGAGTGCTCGCGCTCTTCGGGCTGCGGTTTACGCCGTGGTAA
- a CDS encoding DUF58 domain-containing protein, which translates to MRRKVKLHQDPVDARQFEVAVKQLANSLNFGQEDSVFHGAGLEFAQSRVYVPGDPVKFIDWKVSARSDKLFIKEFQEPKQIPLYLLLDTSASMCVSSQELSKYAWAVRIATGIALAAQANMTPVGLLGCGARELHVRPTLSRNVVLEWSHQLRHHDFLEETSLAARAREVAPSLKRRTMIIVLSDLHDPEALAALQVLSQEHECVVLHLQDPAELRMKGTGIFRGVEAESGRAFTGHGRRQWINAESWKGELTRFGIDYLHLLTDQPILGKLRHFLKSRGFGAAGGR; encoded by the coding sequence ATGCGACGCAAAGTCAAACTTCACCAGGACCCGGTCGATGCCCGGCAGTTCGAGGTTGCCGTGAAGCAACTGGCGAACAGTCTGAACTTTGGGCAGGAGGATTCGGTGTTTCATGGGGCGGGGTTGGAGTTTGCGCAGTCGCGCGTGTATGTGCCGGGGGACCCGGTGAAGTTCATCGACTGGAAGGTCTCGGCGAGGTCGGACAAACTTTTCATCAAGGAGTTCCAGGAGCCAAAGCAGATTCCGCTCTACCTGCTGCTGGATACCTCTGCGTCCATGTGTGTGAGTTCGCAGGAGCTGAGCAAGTATGCGTGGGCGGTGCGCATTGCCACGGGCATCGCGCTCGCGGCGCAGGCGAACATGACACCGGTGGGCCTGCTGGGCTGTGGTGCGCGTGAGTTGCATGTGCGCCCCACCCTCTCGCGCAATGTCGTGCTTGAGTGGTCACACCAGTTGCGGCATCACGATTTCCTGGAGGAGACTTCGCTCGCAGCTCGCGCGCGTGAAGTGGCTCCCTCGCTGAAGCGCCGCACGATGATCATTGTGCTGAGTGACCTGCATGACCCCGAGGCGCTCGCGGCGCTGCAGGTGCTCTCGCAGGAGCATGAGTGCGTGGTGCTGCACCTGCAGGACCCGGCTGAGCTGCGCATGAAGGGCACGGGCATCTTCCGCGGGGTGGAGGCGGAGTCAGGCCGCGCTTTCACCGGGCATGGACGCCGCCAGTGGATCAACGCGGAGAGCTGGAAGGGTGAGCTCACGCGTTTCGGCATCGACTACTTGCACCTGCTCACGGACCAGCCCATCCTCGGCAAGCTGCGTCACTTCCTGAAGAGCCGCGGCTTCGGCGCTGCGGGCGGCAGATAA
- a CDS encoding AAA family ATPase: MHAVASTPPSSTSAQSAQTAQQFVAGVRERVAKIVVGQDVVVERVMIALLTGGHLLLQGLPGLAKTLLVNTIAKAINLDFKRVQFTVDMLPSDIVGSEIIDQKSGDFRIHQGPVFTNLLLADEINRAAPKVQGAMLEAMQERKVTIGGQNLKLPTPFLVIATQNPVEQSGTFELPEAQLDRFMLLHRLGYPTREDERQILQRQLSMGLRREGGGAVPRSAFDMIEDNPSASIADLVNAMEAVQAVHVSEVFVKHCVDLVRRTRESKLLDFGCSPRAGLSLINAARARAVIHGRDFVTPEDLFELAEDVVLHRIRVSYEASAAGHTAAQVLESILAELG; the protein is encoded by the coding sequence ATGCACGCCGTCGCTTCCACTCCCCCATCATCAACCAGCGCCCAGTCTGCGCAAACGGCCCAGCAGTTCGTCGCGGGCGTCCGTGAGCGTGTTGCCAAAATCGTCGTAGGCCAGGATGTGGTCGTCGAGCGTGTGATGATTGCGCTGCTCACGGGTGGTCACCTGCTGCTGCAAGGGTTGCCAGGTCTCGCGAAGACGCTGCTGGTGAATACCATTGCCAAGGCCATCAACCTCGACTTCAAGCGGGTGCAGTTCACGGTGGACATGCTGCCCTCAGACATCGTGGGGTCGGAAATCATCGACCAGAAGTCGGGCGACTTCCGCATTCACCAGGGGCCGGTGTTCACGAACCTGCTGCTGGCGGATGAAATCAACCGTGCGGCTCCGAAGGTGCAGGGGGCGATGCTCGAAGCGATGCAGGAGCGCAAGGTGACCATCGGCGGACAGAACCTGAAGCTGCCCACGCCCTTCCTTGTGATTGCCACGCAGAACCCGGTGGAGCAGTCGGGCACGTTTGAGCTTCCTGAGGCGCAGCTTGACCGCTTCATGCTGCTGCATCGTCTGGGCTATCCCACGCGTGAGGATGAGCGGCAGATTCTCCAGCGACAGCTCAGCATGGGGCTGCGTCGTGAAGGTGGTGGCGCGGTGCCGCGCTCGGCGTTCGACATGATTGAGGACAATCCTTCCGCGTCCATCGCCGACCTCGTCAATGCCATGGAGGCGGTGCAAGCCGTGCATGTGAGCGAGGTCTTCGTGAAGCACTGTGTGGATTTGGTGCGTCGTACGCGTGAGTCGAAGCTGCTGGACTTCGGTTGCAGCCCGCGCGCAGGTCTCTCACTCATCAATGCGGCACGCGCGCGTGCGGTGATTCATGGACGTGACTTCGTGACGCCGGAGGATTTGTTTGAGCTCGCGGAGGACGTGGTGCTGCACCGCATCCGCGTGAGTTATGAGGCCTCGGCGGCAGGGCATACGGCAGCGCAGGTGTTGGAGTCGATTCTTGCGGAGCTTGGTTAA
- a CDS encoding vWA domain-containing protein has translation MVPIVSALAIFLLTSVAEWLHVRRIRAVGRLAFGPSGRAHGWTGVVSWLRALCLAAFTWGLATLMMLEYAPADTGKGGADKEATRVIFVADLSPSMYLVDAGKEGTQTRHARMKDVVDAILQRVSGNLRFGVIAFYTESLPVVMEARDPELVRNVFNGLPVSYTMPLGQTNLGKAVNDALKHVADYPEGSTRVVILTDGDSVGLEPIAVRPKSVKEIFILGIGNVHKGSFIDGHLSRQEVDTLRLVSTDLMATYMDVNEKHLPTNALGDLVVTIAPPSRGLSLSEWAVLAMVLSALIYALIPVALEYFGSDWKVSRAEREDARPAKRAKEGALVTR, from the coding sequence ATGGTGCCTATTGTCTCCGCCTTAGCGATTTTTCTGCTCACTTCCGTAGCCGAGTGGTTGCACGTCCGGAGAATTCGCGCCGTGGGCAGGCTGGCGTTTGGTCCTTCCGGCAGGGCGCATGGGTGGACGGGCGTGGTGTCGTGGCTGCGTGCGCTGTGTCTTGCCGCCTTCACCTGGGGACTGGCCACGCTGATGATGCTGGAGTATGCGCCTGCGGATACCGGCAAGGGCGGCGCGGACAAGGAGGCGACGCGAGTCATCTTCGTGGCGGACCTCTCCCCCAGCATGTACCTCGTGGACGCGGGGAAGGAAGGGACGCAGACGCGGCATGCGCGCATGAAGGATGTGGTGGATGCCATCCTGCAACGCGTGAGCGGGAACCTGCGCTTCGGCGTGATCGCTTTCTATACGGAGTCGCTGCCGGTGGTGATGGAGGCGCGTGACCCGGAGCTGGTGCGCAATGTCTTCAATGGATTGCCGGTCAGCTATACGATGCCGCTGGGGCAGACGAATCTGGGCAAGGCGGTGAATGATGCGCTGAAGCACGTGGCAGACTACCCCGAGGGCAGCACGCGCGTGGTGATTCTCACAGATGGTGACTCGGTGGGATTGGAACCCATCGCCGTGCGTCCGAAGTCGGTGAAGGAAATCTTCATCCTGGGCATTGGGAATGTGCACAAGGGCAGTTTCATTGATGGGCACCTTTCACGTCAGGAGGTGGACACGCTGCGTCTGGTCTCCACGGATCTCATGGCGACCTACATGGATGTGAATGAGAAGCACCTGCCGACGAATGCGCTGGGCGACCTGGTGGTGACCATAGCGCCGCCGAGTCGTGGACTAAGTCTCTCTGAGTGGGCGGTGCTGGCGATGGTCCTGAGTGCGCTGATTTATGCGCTCATCCCGGTGGCGCTGGAGTACTTCGGTAGTGACTGGAAGGTGAGCCGGGCGGAGCGTGAGGATGCAAGGCCCGCCAAACGCGCGAAGGAGGGCGCGCTGGTGACGCGATGA
- the hisI gene encoding phosphoribosyl-AMP cyclohydrolase, with translation MQVTAEQFQFATRESKSNIEQGLALAPKFDADGLIPAIALDHETNEPLMVAYMNAETLKMTLALGQAVYYSRSRKEVWHKGATSGEYQVVKEIRVDCDQDAIVLKVEQLGGGCCHTKAPTCFYRKVDLENLQEGFVPLVRD, from the coding sequence ATGCAAGTCACCGCCGAGCAGTTCCAGTTCGCGACCCGCGAGTCGAAGTCCAACATCGAGCAGGGTCTGGCACTGGCCCCGAAGTTTGACGCCGATGGCCTCATCCCTGCGATTGCCCTGGACCACGAGACGAACGAGCCTCTGATGGTGGCGTACATGAATGCGGAGACGCTGAAGATGACGCTGGCGCTCGGTCAGGCGGTCTACTACAGCCGCAGCCGCAAGGAAGTGTGGCACAAGGGTGCGACCTCCGGCGAGTACCAGGTGGTCAAGGAAATCCGCGTGGACTGCGACCAGGACGCAATTGTGCTGAAGGTCGAGCAACTGGGCGGCGGTTGCTGCCACACGAAGGCTCCGACGTGCTTTTACCGGAAGGTGGATCTGGAGAATCTCCAGGAGGGCTTTGTGCCGCTGGTGAGGGATTGA
- a CDS encoding DNA polymerase III subunit delta', whose amino-acid sequence MPFKANVAQQLLARAKDKGRLGHAYLISGPKEADLPGFAVKTLNLVSGERWPDLDSWEKHGALVLRPESKSRQIRIETIREQVEPFLYVTTSGAAHRLCVFVDAERMNQATQNAFLRTLEEPPPRTLFLLLSTQPEQFLETTLSRVIRIALLPENNTRQLSQPEAKMVRLLTDLANRPTDSLAGALALRKEFDDILTEIEDRLTKELESGFEEEKKFYRQTTDVDNAWLKDREEETKAAIEARYRQERDGLMELLLSWLGDVLRHQVGVGRLDLPEHAAATGALAQRWEPATVSRRIKELRRLHSNLHTNVQENLALDAAFVAAFA is encoded by the coding sequence ATGCCCTTCAAAGCCAACGTCGCCCAGCAACTCCTCGCCCGTGCCAAGGACAAGGGTCGCCTCGGGCACGCTTACCTGATTTCCGGTCCCAAGGAGGCAGATTTACCCGGATTTGCGGTGAAAACCCTGAACCTCGTCTCCGGCGAGCGCTGGCCCGACCTCGACTCCTGGGAGAAGCACGGCGCCCTCGTCCTCCGCCCCGAGAGCAAGTCCCGTCAGATCCGCATCGAGACCATTCGCGAGCAGGTGGAGCCCTTCCTCTACGTCACCACCTCCGGCGCCGCGCATCGCTTGTGCGTCTTCGTGGATGCGGAGCGGATGAATCAGGCCACGCAGAATGCCTTCCTCCGCACGCTGGAGGAGCCGCCCCCGCGCACGCTTTTCCTCCTGCTCTCCACCCAGCCCGAGCAGTTCCTCGAGACCACTCTCTCGCGCGTCATCCGTATCGCGCTGCTCCCGGAGAATAACACGCGACAGCTTTCTCAGCCCGAAGCCAAGATGGTGCGGCTGCTCACCGACCTGGCAAACCGTCCCACGGACTCGCTTGCTGGCGCGCTCGCACTGCGGAAGGAGTTTGATGACATCCTCACTGAAATCGAAGATCGCCTGACAAAGGAACTCGAGTCCGGCTTTGAGGAAGAGAAAAAGTTCTACAGGCAGACCACGGACGTGGACAACGCCTGGCTGAAGGATCGCGAGGAAGAAACCAAAGCGGCGATCGAAGCGCGTTATCGGCAGGAGCGCGATGGCCTCATGGAACTGCTGCTCTCATGGCTCGGCGACGTGCTGCGTCATCAGGTCGGTGTCGGCCGTCTGGACCTGCCCGAGCATGCTGCCGCCACGGGCGCTCTCGCGCAACGCTGGGAGCCTGCTACCGTCTCTCGCCGCATCAAGGAACTGCGTCGCCTGCATTCGAATTTGCATACGAACGTGCAGGAAAACCTCGCGCTCGATGCTGCATTCGTGGCGGCATTTGCATGA
- a CDS encoding MauE/DoxX family redox-associated membrane protein: protein MRWVREVLAWIFGGVFIWSGWVKVQDPAQFLVNIRSFHLLPDPFAAWLALLLPWLEIFAGLCVLTGWLRRGGLLILNAALVVFAIALISAWARGLDVECGCFGGGKGTTTIVEALVRDAVLLAVGAWLMLARRK, encoded by the coding sequence ATGCGATGGGTGCGTGAAGTACTCGCCTGGATCTTCGGCGGCGTCTTCATCTGGTCCGGCTGGGTGAAGGTGCAGGACCCCGCCCAGTTCCTCGTCAATATTCGCAGCTTTCACCTGCTGCCAGACCCCTTTGCCGCATGGCTCGCCCTGCTGCTGCCGTGGCTGGAAATCTTCGCCGGCCTGTGTGTGCTCACCGGCTGGCTGCGCCGCGGTGGCCTTCTCATCTTGAATGCCGCCCTCGTCGTATTCGCCATCGCCCTCATCTCCGCCTGGGCCCGTGGCCTCGATGTGGAGTGCGGCTGCTTCGGAGGAGGGAAGGGGACCACCACCATCGTGGAAGCGCTCGTGCGGGACGCGGTGCTGCTCGCCGTGGGGGCGTGGCTGATGCTTGCGCGGAGAAAGTAG
- a CDS encoding right-handed parallel beta-helix repeat-containing protein — protein sequence MPLRRLTRNLLLGIVMLLGVTLVIAFYIHQQEHSHTRIVSPSGGSEGVQRAIEKLGPEGGEVLLTAGVYECDQPIVIRSNYITLRGAGNATVLRLKAGANCPVIIIGDEAPTPRREVSGIQVTDLAIDGNRLKQDVECWDGSCDTGEKTVIRSCGVVVRRAVDVSLERLNIYGCRSAGVVTEKGCRRLAIRELSASDNHFDGLACYETEESLFEGLHLHRNNCAGISTDLKFNRNLISNVMLSNNGKQGIFMRDSRSNVFVGVVVVNSGEQGIFIAQTDKDPETAVVGNTFTALTVSGCKGPAVRVNDKSCKDNVLTGCQFIDNADGLSEAASGLVSMRSE from the coding sequence ATGCCACTTCGTCGCCTCACTCGAAATTTGCTGCTCGGAATCGTGATGCTTCTGGGGGTAACGCTGGTCATTGCATTTTACATCCACCAGCAGGAGCATTCCCACACACGCATCGTTTCTCCATCGGGCGGCTCGGAGGGAGTGCAGCGGGCGATTGAGAAGCTGGGGCCGGAAGGCGGCGAGGTATTGCTGACTGCGGGCGTGTACGAGTGCGACCAGCCCATTGTCATTCGCTCAAACTACATCACGCTGCGAGGCGCGGGAAATGCGACGGTGCTGCGTTTGAAGGCGGGCGCGAACTGCCCGGTAATCATCATCGGTGATGAAGCGCCCACTCCGAGGCGCGAAGTGAGTGGCATTCAGGTGACGGACCTCGCCATCGATGGCAACCGCTTGAAACAAGATGTGGAGTGCTGGGATGGCTCGTGTGACACGGGAGAGAAGACGGTGATTCGCAGCTGTGGCGTGGTGGTGCGCAGGGCGGTGGACGTGTCGCTGGAACGCTTGAACATTTATGGCTGCCGTTCCGCGGGCGTGGTGACGGAGAAGGGATGCCGCAGGCTGGCGATTCGTGAGCTGAGCGCGAGTGACAATCACTTCGACGGGCTCGCGTGCTACGAGACTGAGGAGAGTCTCTTCGAAGGACTGCACCTGCATCGCAACAACTGCGCGGGCATCTCGACGGATTTGAAGTTCAACCGCAATCTGATTTCCAATGTGATGCTCTCGAACAATGGCAAGCAGGGAATCTTCATGCGGGACTCGCGGAGCAATGTATTCGTGGGCGTAGTGGTCGTGAACAGCGGCGAGCAGGGAATCTTCATCGCGCAGACGGACAAGGACCCGGAAACGGCGGTGGTGGGGAACACCTTTACGGCACTCACGGTGAGCGGATGCAAAGGACCCGCGGTGCGAGTGAATGACAAGTCGTGCAAAGATAACGTGCTGACGGGATGCCAGTTCATCGATAACGCGGATGGGTTATCCGAGGCGGCGTCAGGGCTGGTGAGTATGCGGTCGGAGTAA
- a CDS encoding class I SAM-dependent RNA methyltransferase has protein sequence MRQPPKKFVPHPFPYHHELDLTIEKLTNLGHGIARVDGWVVMIPFGLPGEKVRARIHRNHKNYSEADLMEVLEPSPDRVEARCPLFGTCGGCQYQNLSYEKQLEWKQQQVAELLKHMARIEHEVLPVIGSPRQFEYRSKITPHFAQPRNGQIAEIGFLADSSRHRIIDVPRCDIAMPELNEALGGMREDIRANASRYKRGATLLLRASQGSVLTQSAQIATEVVDGVRFEFQAGDFFQNNPFILPAFVQHVAAEAKASGARFLLDAYCGSGLFALTCVKHFEHVVGIEISESAVVKARHNAEINGITNAQFTAGSAEHLFAKAVHPAGETAVIVDPPRAGCGDSFLAQLFEFAPRAVVYVSCNPATQMRDLVKFSEAGYELTKVQPFDLFPQTRHLECVVTLVKRGE, from the coding sequence ATGCGCCAGCCGCCCAAGAAATTTGTCCCGCATCCATTTCCCTATCATCACGAGCTCGACCTCACGATTGAGAAGCTGACGAACTTGGGACACGGCATCGCGCGAGTGGATGGCTGGGTGGTGATGATTCCCTTTGGGCTGCCGGGTGAGAAGGTGCGGGCGCGCATCCATCGCAATCACAAGAACTACAGCGAGGCGGATCTCATGGAGGTGCTGGAGCCTTCGCCAGATCGCGTAGAGGCGCGCTGCCCCCTCTTTGGCACGTGTGGCGGCTGCCAGTACCAGAACCTGAGCTACGAGAAGCAGCTTGAGTGGAAGCAGCAGCAGGTGGCGGAGCTGCTGAAGCACATGGCGCGCATCGAGCATGAGGTGCTGCCGGTGATTGGGTCGCCGAGGCAGTTTGAGTATCGCTCGAAGATCACGCCACACTTTGCGCAGCCACGGAATGGGCAGATTGCGGAGATTGGTTTCCTCGCGGACAGCAGCCGTCATCGCATCATCGATGTGCCGCGCTGCGACATCGCGATGCCAGAGCTCAATGAAGCGTTGGGCGGCATGCGTGAGGACATCCGTGCAAACGCCTCACGCTACAAGCGTGGTGCCACGCTGCTGCTGCGTGCTTCACAGGGAAGCGTACTCACGCAGTCCGCGCAGATTGCGACGGAGGTGGTGGATGGTGTGCGCTTCGAGTTCCAGGCGGGGGATTTCTTCCAAAACAACCCCTTCATCCTGCCCGCATTCGTGCAGCATGTGGCTGCGGAGGCGAAGGCCAGTGGCGCGCGATTCCTGCTGGATGCGTACTGTGGCAGCGGGCTCTTTGCGCTGACGTGTGTGAAGCACTTTGAGCACGTGGTGGGCATCGAGATCTCCGAGTCTGCCGTGGTGAAAGCGAGGCACAACGCGGAAATCAATGGCATTACCAATGCGCAGTTCACCGCGGGCAGTGCGGAGCATTTGTTTGCGAAGGCGGTGCATCCCGCAGGTGAGACGGCGGTGATTGTGGACCCGCCGCGCGCGGGATGTGGGGATAGTTTCCTGGCGCAGCTCTTTGAGTTTGCACCACGGGCGGTGGTGTATGTGTCCTGCAATCCGGCGACGCAGATGCGGGATTTGGTGAAGTTCAGTGAGGCGGGATATGAGCTGACGAAGGTGCAGCCGTTTGATTTGTTCCCGCAGACGCGGCACCTGGAGTGCGTGGTGACGTTGGTGAAGAGGGGGGAATAG
- a CDS encoding universal stress protein, with product MKTIVALVDFSDMTFKVLKQAHQLASALGSEVVLLHVVSPDPVVVDFGMAPTVYRPPSPETIAAEGDRLVQLQESLEKFGVRASTRQIQGSRVEDLIEECRRLGADLIIVGSHGHGSLYNLLVGSITAQVLKSSPCPVLVVPAAEEKKTEMLKEAV from the coding sequence ATGAAGACGATCGTCGCGCTGGTAGATTTTTCGGACATGACCTTCAAGGTGCTGAAGCAGGCACACCAGCTTGCTTCAGCACTCGGCAGTGAAGTCGTGCTGCTCCACGTGGTTTCCCCAGATCCAGTGGTGGTAGACTTTGGCATGGCGCCCACCGTGTACCGTCCGCCGTCTCCCGAAACCATCGCAGCGGAAGGCGACCGACTCGTGCAGCTGCAGGAGTCTCTGGAGAAATTTGGCGTGCGCGCAAGTACGCGGCAGATCCAAGGCTCCCGTGTGGAAGATCTCATTGAGGAATGCCGCCGCCTGGGAGCGGATCTCATCATCGTGGGCTCGCACGGACACGGGTCCCTCTACAACCTGCTAGTTGGGTCCATCACCGCCCAGGTGCTCAAGAGTTCACCGTGCCCCGTGCTGGTGGTGCCGGCTGCGGAGGAGAAGAAGACGGAGATGCTGAAGGAGGCGGTGTAA